From the genome of Solanum lycopersicum chromosome 12, SLM_r2.1:
TCATTGTACATTTTTGAGTACTCACAACACACTTTTTGACAATAAAGGAAGACATTATTATGAGGATTGTTACATTCAAGGTTCATTAGACTTCATTTTTGGAAGTGGTCAATCATTATATCAAGTGagtttaaattttatgcatcgatataaactatatttttaattcatatagatatatataatcaGGTTATTTATATGAGTTGATTCAGGTAAATTAATGTATACtgataatatgaaagaaagatGGTTGTATTGTTAATGTACATAACTTAACTTTCGTTCATTTCTAGGTTACTGATTTTACTTTTCATGAATGGACGACCAGTTACAATAagttaaaatacactatttagTGAATAAATTTTACATGATCAATGTATTGCAACATGTCATAATTGATAATTCGCTTTGTTTTCTAGTTATACTAACCTCATTATCTAGGAATCGTtatctatatattttctttcagaTGACTTGATAGTGCTAATTATTAAAAGAGTTTATAAATTTCACTATCAATGTCtagaagttgaaaatataatCGTGATAAATGATGCTTGTTATGTTGTATCAATGTCTTTGTTTTAGAGTTTGAGGAATAAGGTAATGAAATTCTGATACTCGATGgatttcgtttttttttttttttgtagaattgTGAGATATTTGTAGTTGCAGATAGAAGGGTTGATATACGTGGTTCAATAACAGCACAAAGTAGATTTAGTGACAAAGAAAATAGTGGATTTGTGTTTGTTGAAGGAAAAGTGTATGGCATTGGAGGTGTGTATTTGGGAAGAGCTATTGGGGCTTATTCAAGGGTTATTTTtgcaaaaacttatttttctaagaCAATTGTACCTCAAGGATGGACCAATTGGAGCTCTCCAGGATCAACAAAGTAAGACAACCTTTCTCCGTCTTTTCGTAATTGATTTTGATATGCTTTACTTCGAATTAGATTCACAGGCTATcgaaaattaaaaagtatagaTAAGAAATTACACTAGGTATATTGATAGAAGTTACTGTAACTATGAGTCTACAACCATTAAAATCGAGATTTTGGATCAGATTAATAAACTTACAATCATGAAATGGATTTAGATACTTGTCAACGACGTACATAATTTATCATGACTTGCTAATGTAGAGGCTCCTCGAGTACTTTGCTTgcaatcaaaattataattaggTTTAATAACTTGATCAGTCTCTAATTTCTTTCGTATCATAGATTCCCTCACTTTATGATCGATATTCAATTCACTTATATTTGTAAGcgtatttatgaaatatatatatagaggaGGTGTTGGTATACCATaccaaattatattttattcataggATCATAATAGGTCGATTTACTAGGTTTAGGGGTGAACCAACTTGTGTCAAAGGGTTCGATCAATTGAATTAATTTCGCCACAAAATCAtactatatgaaaaaaaaatggttgAATACCTTTGACACGAGAGAAGATTCAACCTTTGTAACATAAGAGTTTAAAAAAATTGCTTTGACATgaaatttaaattctgaatccgACTAAATTCGATATTTGGTGCAGGAATTTATATCATGGTGAGTACAAGTGCCATGGACCAGGGTCAGCCATAGAAACTCGTGCCACATGGTCAAAACAACTCAATGACAAAGAAGCCATGGCATTCACCTCTATTGAATTTATCCAAGGCAAACAATGGCTTCCAGcatggatttaattaaatttaaaccaTATATTATATGATCATTAATTAgaactatatatattattatagtatattttagCCATGAAGTGCATCtcttaattgtatttttatgatgCCTCTGGCTAAACACTTTTAGCTTAGATGGAAATaccaataatattatttattgttatttcaaaAGTTGTGAATATTTTTGAGCAAACACAAGCAAATGATGCAATTTTTGTCACTTCAATATAACTTGTCAATAGTGTAAGTTCATCATACCTTATGAACAAAATGATTTACAACCACTAAGTATATAACGCGCTTTTAAATCATTATAACTATTTAAGGTTTAGTATAGTTACTCGAAATGCATTAGAATAATGATCTGTATAAtgtaacttttgaaaaaaaataactttcacAAAAGAGTTATGATCCTTCAAGTGTTATTATTGCATGATTACTTAAATGagacaaaatttaaatcttaaatgGTCATATTTGTGCAAATCTCAATGATGGAAAAATTACGCGGTTAAACAAACTTATATcacttaattactcatcatagctataatttgctataattaccactcacaactaacattatacattaattacgtcaGTTGACTTTGAGTTTATATAATTAGTCacattttgtatatgtataatttgccgaaatatacaattatctaatcagcttacatatacaattcacatcTCTCCCACTCTGTGCcctctctcactcgcctctctcctccctctcccaacctcgctctcctctctcctctcttttcCAAtttctcttgccatatatacaaatacatatgtgtaatatacaattatctaatcgaTATGCATAAACAATTCATCTCTCTCCCACTTTTTGCCCTCTCTCTCCCAGTATCTCTCGCCTCTCTTCTctctataacatgtagctacgaattgataattatcaaactatagttatggaGAGTAATTAGGCTATTCTGAGTGACTATACGTGAAAGTTTCCTTAAATGATCCTATTTGTGCAAATCTTTCCCCCAAGCCCAATACCCAAATCAGGCCCAAGTCAATAAACAAAATTCTTTTAGGGCTCCAATTAACTCTTCACAATTTGGTAAAAATTCTCTGAAACTGAATCGGAAACGGAATCGGAATCGGAGCTCAGAGAGAAAGCAACAATGGAGGCCGGAGACGAAGCGCTTGAGATGGTGGTAGACTCAAAGGACTTGCAGCAGCAAAGCAAAGCTCTAGATAAGCTCACTGACCATGTCGAAGATCGTCAGCTTGATTCCTCTCGTGTTCAAACGGTACTGTTTTATCCATATTTCAGATGAATCTATGCAATTTTGAATTTGCTTcagtttttttttgtagtttaatGCTGAAAAATTGTGTATTTTAGGCTATGGCTTCAATTTATGCATCTAAGGAAGCTGATCTTCAGGCTATGAGACTGAGGTTTGTGAACTTTTGCTTGtgaatttgaatgtttttgGATGGTATTACTGATTGATTAGTTGGAAATAgattatttctttcaaatatttttgtaactATAAGAATTTATTAGTTATAATAGTTTTGTTATATATGCAGCttctaaaaatgtgattttgttttataaaaaaggtaaaaatggtGCTTCGAAAATTAGTCTATGGTGTAATTACTTCATATAAAGGAAGCTGATATTCAAGCTAGATGAGTTTGCTGTTCTTCTTTACTGTTGAACTTAATCGAGGACAAGGAAGCTATAATATTGCTATTTGGGGAGTTGAATAGTTATTTCTTGAGCTAAAGATCTAGCGTAATCAGTTTTCTATACCTTAGAGGTCTTCGTACACCCTCCCCTCCCCTGAACATGTAGTTGTTGTTGCCTATACAAATTcgttttttatattatttttaatcttgtgtAAAACCATGTAATTCTTACTAAAAGAATTAAGAAATTGATGCACTTACAAATTAGGATGTCGCTTTACTTGTTGCATTGAAGGAAGTTGAATTCtggtcttttttctttttgttttttcaagtCTTGGTAGTTGGAAAGTTGATGGATGGATTTGACTTTTAAATACTCCCTGCCACTCAGAAGGAGTGACAGGGTTTAGAATACGAAAGTCAAATCATCGGAACTTCAAAAATGAATTTAGATGTTATTtcctcattttttaaataagattaCGTACATAGACATTATGACAGAgtaatatacattttataatttttcaaagacATTTCAGACTTGTTTCCATAAATCGTAAATACTAAAGAAAATTGTTTGGGTCTATCGGGAACTATCTCTCTACCACAAAGTAGAGGGTAAGACTAAGTACACACCACCTCCCTAGGCCCCAATTGTGGGATCACACAGGGTATATTGTTGTACAAAAGAGATTCTTGAAATAAAGTGTCtgattatatgtatatgattgtCGTTACTCATAAATCACTTTTGTTGATCTTATCCATGATTCTTGtttgtttatgtgaaaggtgtgcgTACTGAACAATTAGTTCAATTTGTTGCTTCAAGAAAGTTGATGAGTGCTTTGATTGATTGCTAATGTGGAGTTGCATTTCTTTAGCTTTCAAATCATTACCAGAAATTCGGGAAGCATTGCTTGTAAACTCCAATTTGTGTAACCTTGTCTGATTATGAAATGAGTTTGAAGCCCACAAGTTTTCAGATACATGGAACTTAGTTGATGTGTGCAAGGGACTTTCAGTGTatccaaattaaataattgaattggTTGGCATGTCTTCACATGCTTAGTTTACGTGCATCGAAGGGAAATGAAGAGCTATTCAatcatgaaaatcaacaaaacagTGAATATGAGTTCATTGATTTCAAATATGATATTGAAATGGAAAACGATAGTGCATGCCTCTTGGATtggcaaaagaaaaaagaaaaccacACCTAACAACCACTATTTTACATTCATATTAACGTCAATATTACCTGTCAATGTGTGTACTTAGCTCTTAAACCTCTTTCAGTGTATTTTTCCTGTTTTGATAATGTCCTATGCTTCTTGTGATGTTTCACAGTCCTTTATACGTAAGATGACATCGACAACTTTGTGTCTATTACAGGGAGAAAGAACTAGCTGCTGTTAAGATTAATGCTGCTGATATTGATATAATTGCAAACGAACTAGAGGTAGGTTTCCTCTTACATCTACGCGCATTGTTTCTGTTGGTTTATTATAAATCTCTTATGTTGTTACGATTGTGGAATAGGTGGACAAGAAGGTTGCTGAAAGGACTTTGAGAGAGCATAAAGGTGATGCTGTAGCTGCAGTAAGGCATTTGCTCAACTAGTACAGTAACTACAACGCCTCAGTCTCAAACAAATTGGGGTCGGCTATATGAACTGTCGGGGATCTTTTTCATTGATTCTGAAATGTTCTAGCAAAGTGACTACTAAATGTTCATGCTATATATGTAACTTTGATCTGTTGAcactttttttcaattatattggTAATTGATAAGAGTGAAAAATTAGACATGATTGATGAGCAAGTTTTGGATTACGAAATGATTTATGCAGTACTAATACGTAGATAACTTGTCATCAAACCAAATGACCCATAAATGATTTCTATCCATCTTCATTAGCCAAAGTTGGTCTGGCCGAGTCATCGAATATATGTGCTCATAAAAGATAACAGGTATCTCGTGGAATAGTTATTTCATGGACGCGAGTCAACCCCAGttaaacttcaaattcaaaattgcaTATAAAGGAGCAACAGtacaagaagaaaataacttATAAGACTTGAAACGTACCACCTGGGATGCAAATTTCTCAttcaatatacaaatatttgaatgttGTAACCTTATAAAACCCACAACGATTTGAAGACGAATTCACTTCATACAAGATAAACAAACCAATGCAAACTGTGAATTCATCGAACAAGAATCATGTCAAGACTCACGTAGGGCAGTAAATGACTATTACCAACTTGACTCGAATAAAGGGAGCTTCGTTTTCTTCATCAGATTTCTTTGTAATGAATTAACTGCAAACCTAACATTTAGCCTCTGAACGTAGGATCCGACAACACAAGCTGTTTGTGAGCTCTGACCGACCAACTTTCATGAGACAGCCATAAAATCTTGAACAGTTAGCAATCATCAGATGAAACTCAACCACATACATCCACTAGTTGTGCTTAGTGTTCCTTCTGGCAGCTATCTCCTGCAGTGCTACGTGCTGCTTGTGCCTGAATAACGTACTGCCTCTGTAGATCCTTAAGTTTTTCCACCAACTCTTGGAATGAAGGACGAGATTGTGGCTCACTGTATTggacaaaacataaaaaagttgCATATCAGCTCATTTCAGAATAACGACGAGTAGGCCTCAATCCTAAGCAAGTTGGAGTCATGTCGCTGCATTTATACAGTTCGGTTCAAAAGACGTGTAAAACTAATGTGATTCGAAGCAAAATGGTTGTCAGGGCAGATGCTTTGCAATTGCAGTCTGCTTGGGAGGCGGAACAACGGAATCAAAGTTAGCCGATGATACTTTATTAGTCACTAGTCAAAAAGATGCACTGAACTCCAACATCCTTTTCCTAAAAAGGCTTCACtcttaaagatattattttgtCCAGGTCACATATTGTCCATTAACTTCTACTTTAATTTCTCTCAGATTTATTAAGgaagttattaaaaatatttcgaGGTCACATTAGTCTGGTTTGCTGAAGACAAGTCCATCGTAACTTCGAAACAAATATGAATTCAAAGGCAATAGGCCTTGGAAGTTCCAAATGATAATAAGAATAACTCATGACGTGTTTTTGACATGACAATGTCTTCCTCCTAAGGCTATTTGCTTCAACAGAACAAATTATGATGGCAAAAAGAATTAAGATGCAAACCTGAGCCAACAACTCTCGATAATAGACGCCAATTGTGGATGAACATCCTTTGGGATATCTAGCCGCTGATTCATGAATCCTACAGCTCCAATCACCTGCAATCAACTCCAAGAAGTTGTTCTTTTTTTACCactatatgatgaaaaataatccACTATTATCTTTTACTTTTGAATTGATGGTCAATAACACACCTGAAGTTCAGGTAAGAACTCGAAACATGTGATACTTCAAGTGTGTTTGACCATTATCTCCTTACTTTTCTTATACGTGAGGACTGAGGAGAGTCGGAGGGAGGAGGCGAGAAGGGGGGGGGGTGCTCTTCACCAACTTGAGCCAGAAAACTGAATTTTATGGACTGTTGTCCATGTGAGATTTTAGTTAGAAGAAAATACCTGCATTGTGTTGAGGTTATCCCAAGGGATTTTCTCCGCGGCGAGTTCCCATAGTATCACTCCAAAACTGTATACATCAGACCTAAAGGCACATTCAAAGAAGGAtcaatatctttaaaatatttagaaatctGATTTAAGTGCATATATCTCATAGTTGGCATACTTCTCATCTGAAGGTTCATTGCGAAGAACTTCCGGAGCCATCCATTGAGGCTGCATGCAAATTAATGTAAGAAACTCAAATACTCACATAAAAGTTCCAACACCACAGTTGAATTTGAATAGCTCATACTAATAGAGTAAGAAAGATAGATCCTGAGTTCAAGCTGAATACCGTTCCTTTACCCGTCTTTGTTGCTAGATATGTTTCATATTTAAGACGTGACAGACCAAAGTCCCCAACCTAGCAATATTTGCATGGTGAGAATTCTTTTCAACATATTAAAAGCTCTTTAGTAATAGAAAATTGGACATTCAGAAGACTTGATAATACAGAGAAGAATGACAGTCAAATGAACTGAAGCCAAACCTTAACAGTCCAGTTCTTGTCCACAAGAAGATTTGAAGACTTCAAGTCGCGATGAACTATAGGAGGGGTAAGATGATGAAGATAATTCATGCCACGAGCCTGAAAGAAGCAGAGAAATGGAACATGGTAGGTAGCGCAAAAGAGTAACCTTGATAACTCCAAATATCTCAGATAAAAGTTATTATATAACTAATAGAAAGAATTGATGATCCAGTAAAAATAGTGGATGTTATTCTTGGTAATAGTTAATATAACAGGTAAACAGATCTCCTAAGAACTTACTACGTCTAAAGCCATGTGGATTCGTCGTCTCCATTCTAATTTGGATGCATTCCTCTGTAATAGCCTGAACAAACTTCCCCTGTAATATGGAAAAGGTGAAATGGTTTATTAGTCGCACACGAAAATACTGATAGTCACAAGGAATAGGCGCAAAACAAATTGAACAGGTTATTCAGCATGAAGACGGAAAAGGATTAACCGTGGCAGGAATTCTGTGACTATGCAGAGGCGTTGCGGTGAAGTAACAGCACCCATGAATAGAAGAATATTTGGATGTCGAAGTCTTTTCATAAGGGAgatcttcaaaaaaaaagaaaaaaagcacAAGGCCTGTCAGAGACGCTTCTGGTCCTAGCATAATGTTAGTAACTATAGCTGAAtaagaaagcaaaaaaaaacattatgctcaagtctccatgtactAATATCAAGCACAAACATTTTCCAAGACATACTATTGATGAGTCATTTCATTGTAGAACTATTTTCTTTGGAAATTGATCTCCTGTACAAAATCAGATAGTATTTGCCTATTTGGGAGTAACCGGAGGGACTCCAAGCAGAAGTTGATCAAATTAACAGAAAACAAAAGATAGCTTCAAAACCAAAGGATGTCTGGATTATGATTTTCCAGAGAACCAAGACtcaagcaagaaaagaattcCAAGACAAGAAGTTCTCGATCCTTGTTCCTTGTTTAAGTACATAGGACTTGAAAAGTGATTGGGCGCATAAAGGCAGGGGTGAAGGATGTTGATTCAGTATTagcatttttataatttttaccaCTCATTAATGTAGAAAGTCAGATAGTCACATGAAGTTACCTATTGTGATAGTTCCTAACAAACAGAATGGTAGTATTTTGCTTTAGACACATTTAATTCTCATCATTTGCAGATTACTCTTCACATTGGTCCTGCATTAACTGGGATGTCTTACATTAGAAAGTTCAATTTTTGAGAGAAGTCCCAGTGTAGAAGAGCATACATTGCTGGTGAATTTTCGACCTTGGTTCACAGACCTCATTAAAGGCTAAAGCAATATTGTGGGCAATTTCTATGAAAAATGAGGAAAGACCAGCATTATGACTACCATATAGTTTAAAGTCCTTTAGTAAAAACAACATtcaattaggaaaaaaaaaagataaagcaTTTCATGACAGATTTATGACAAACAGACTGACCTCTTGTTTGAAGGAATATATCACTTCATCAGAATATTCTTGCTTGGTGAACACTTTAACAGCGACATCCTGCATGGCAAAGACGCCATTATGTACAAAGGAGAAACCAGCTCAAGTAGATCTAAATTTCAAGTGTTGATTACAAACGGTGTTGAGGAACCTCAAATAATATACAACACCAATACTGGCTTAGAGAAATTTTCGCTTTGATATCATCCATACAATTATGATAGGGCCGAGAAGGCAGTTTTATTTACTGTGTTACAGTCTATAAGCATAAGCTCCCAGAGTAAATGATAACTCACAAATGCTTAATGATACTTGACGAATAAATACTTCAGAACATTCTGTCTCCAAGAAGTTTAATGAACAGAAGAGGCAAAGAACTTACTGATCCATACCAGAGCCCATGATAAACAGTTCCACAAGAACCTAGAGAAACacagataaaagaaaaagtgagaAATGAAAAAGTAAAGGTGATAACAACTGTCAaataaataagattatcatAGCTATAGAGCTAGTACAGATATTCGTTGCAGAATTCATGTGTTAGCTTCAGAAAAGATATACAAAGGTTCAAGTGCAGTTGACTACTAACTTCTGATTATTATACACAACATAAGCatatataatgtctgaaaaatagaaaatgaaagTAAATTACATCCTTTTCGGTTACCGAAAGATTCTATGATCAAGATTGGAATAACTAACTAgacttgtttttttataatttcaccTGTAAAAGATATTCTGCGTACCTTCTCCAATCTGTTCTCCGATAGTCAAGTCCTCCCACAAGATTTCGTAATCCAAGCAGTCAGTATCCATGTCCACCTTGTTAACAGCACTACTGCTGGTGCTTCCATAGCTACTAACACTGCTTGTGCTGTTAATATTAAATGAAGACCAGGATCCTGGAGCTTCATTAGTGGTTGTCCGGTATGTTTCAGTAACCTGATTTTCTGGTTTAACTGTATTAGAACTGTTAATGTGATTTAACTCATTGTCTTGGTCATTGTTTAACCAAGGCCACACAGATCGTGTAGTTCTTGACTCTGACGCTTCTCGCTCATTGCCTTTCCACGGCCATGATAAGCTTTTCTTCGCCATCCACGCCTCTGCCTTTGAGGTGATAATCTTAGAAATGCCTTGTTTTCCCTCACTCTCATACCCAGAATGCTCCACTTTTACAAGATTAGAGAATACTCCAAAAGGAGAAGGGTGAACATCTCCCCTAGGCGTACTCGCTCCACTTGAATTTGCATCCTCCCTGTGATCTGAGAGAGCAGCATCAGAAAATGCATGGTCAGAATAATGACTATCTCCACTTCCGCCTTCACGAAACATGCTGCTCTCTCCTGtctttatttttgacttaaccTTATTGCTCACTTTTGAGGCCTATTATGACGTAAGAAAACATAAAGAAGACAGTAAGAGAACATAAAGAAAGCAAAAGAAAACCAGACAACTACCCAAACATAGACAGTACTAACCAAATTAGAAATTTTGGAGGCAATGGCAGCTTGCAGGGGCTGCTGGGGATCAAGTCCAAGTTTAGAAGAAGTAAGGGTTCTGGCTCTAAATCTTGTATCAGCTTCCAACTGCTTTACTCCCATAGACATAAGCCCTGATTCTTGGAAAGGCCTCATATCACTTGATATACAAATAACACCAAGCAAAgtaccatcatcatcatagaaAGGGGTATCGGTAGCAACGACTAGGAATCTTTCCCCTTGCTTATTCTTAACTGGAAACTGTCCAGTCCAACTCTCACCCCTTATCACTCTGTGTACAATGTTGTTCGCAGCATCATGATCCCGAACATCTGTCAAGAGTTCAATGAGATCATTTCCAAGAGCTTCTGCAGCAGAATAACCATATAGTTTTTCAGCAGTTCGATTCCTGTGCAACAACGGCTCATATTACACTCCtattattaacaattttaaCAAACACCAATTGAAGTCAAACTGAGGCCAAATAAAATGGTCTTACCTATCTGCACAAAGTTTTTAGGGGTCATTTGGTAGCTAGTAAAGAGGAAacttattcatgtattaatttcTGGATAAGGAATACTACATTTGGTTTGCAATACAGAAACTCACATAACTAATGCATGTATAACTGATACGTGCATAATTGTTAACCCGCTACCAAATGACCTCTCAGTGTTCATCACCACAACCATGGACTAGCCaacttaaaaataaactcaaactCACAAGCTCAATCTCTTTCACACAAGTCCtaacaaacaaaaggaaaaacagAAATGCAAAAAGATAGGATATACATTTCAATTACTGACCAATAAATTATTTGACCATTGAGATCAAGTATATGAACTGCTTGTCCCATTGATTGTAATATATTCAAATACTGTCTATCAGTAAATTTCACTGCAGCAGGACCTCCTCCACCAATACCAATACCATCTCCCTCACCCTTACTACTACTCTCTCTTTGCAATGGCGACGAATGTCGGAAGGAAATTGACCCCCTTTTCCACACAGCAGCGGAACCACCATCAAATCCACCACCAGCTCGAATACGAGGCGGTCTCTGTGGTGATATAGAATGTGACCTTTGTCTTTGTGTTCTATGATCATCACACATCATAAGTTTAGACATCTCATGTTTCAATTGAGCATGTCCTGCCTCCAATTCTTGAATCTTCTTAAGCAGCTCCTCAGCTGGTGGTGTTGATCCTTGTGCTGCTGATTCTGCTTTTCTACTATCCATTTCAATTTCAAGATTGATCAAAACCCCTCTTCACCAGTTTGACTTTATCACTGAAACCCCACTATGGAATGCATTTCTAgctgaaaaataaagaaattaactACCCTATTGAGTTCAAGACTCCACCTTTTTCAGGTCTCTCTACaaattaacaacaacaacaaaaacaaacccGAGGTTCGGGGAGGGTTAAGTGTACGCAAACCTTATCACTATCCTCTCTAGCTCTCTCTACAAATCAATATCtgcaaatgaaaaaaagaaaatggctACCTCCCCCTTTGAGCTCAAGATTCCACCTTTTTCAACTCTACCACTTTATTAACACCTTCTATCTATGGATCTATCACTAATTCATCAACATATGCAAATTTTAGAAGTTACAATTTTGTTAAATggacaacaaaaaaatgaagataaatGAGCACCCTTTACTTCAAGAATCCACCTTTTTCTTAATCCATTtctcactctctctctctcttatgaCCAATAATCTTGATACCCCACCCCCACTATATACTATCTGCTTCTACATAGCCATAAGAAAATTAATAT
Proteins encoded in this window:
- the LOC101267790 gene encoding uncharacterized protein isoform X1; the encoded protein is MDSRKAESAAQGSTPPAEELLKKIQELEAGHAQLKHEMSKLMMCDDHRTQRQRSHSISPQRPPRIRAGGGFDGGSAAVWKRGSISFRHSSPLQRESSSKGEGDGIGIGGGGPAAVKFTDRQYLNILQSMGQAVHILDLNGQIIYWNRTAEKLYGYSAAEALGNDLIELLTDVRDHDAANNIVHRVIRGESWTGQFPVKNKQGERFLVVATDTPFYDDDGTLLGVICISSDMRPFQESGLMSMGVKQLEADTRFRARTLTSSKLGLDPQQPLQAAIASKISNLASKVSNKVKSKIKTGESSMFREGGSGDSHYSDHAFSDAALSDHREDANSSGASTPRGDVHPSPFGVFSNLVKVEHSGYESEGKQGISKIITSKAEAWMAKKSLSWPWKGNEREASESRTTRSVWPWLNNDQDNELNHINSSNTVKPENQVTETYRTTTNEAPGSWSSFNINSTSSVSSYGSTSSSAVNKVDMDTDCLDYEILWEDLTIGEQIGEGSCGTVYHGLWYGSDVAVKVFTKQEYSDEVIYSFKQEISLMKRLRHPNILLFMGAVTSPQRLCIVTEFLPRGSLFRLLQRNASKLEWRRRIHMALDVARGMNYLHHLTPPIVHRDLKSSNLLVDKNWTVKVGDFGLSRLKYETYLATKTGKGTPQWMAPEVLRNEPSDEKSDVYSFGVILWELAAEKIPWDNLNTMQVIGAVGFMNQRLDIPKDVHPQLASIIESCWLSEPQSRPSFQELVEKLKDLQRQYVIQAQAARSTAGDSCQKEH
- the LOC109119119 gene encoding probable pectinesterase 67, translating into MNINITLFFVIFLVNYVIFLDFVHGLSVKNVIDSHVLTQKISTNRTIIVDINGQGDFKSIQAAINSVPNGNSNWVIIHVRKGTYREKVNVPPKKSYIFMRGNGKGRTSIVWSESSIDTTKSATFKVEAPNFVAFGISFKNQALDGATSTSPNQTSVAALVGADKVAFYHCTFLSTHNTLFDNKGRHYYEDCYIQGSLDFIFGSGQSLYQNCEIFVVADRRVDIRGSITAQSRFSDKENSGFVFVEGKVYGIGGVYLGRAIGAYSRVIFAKTYFSKTIVPQGWTNWSSPGSTKNLYHGEYKCHGPGSAIETRATWSKQLNDKEAMAFTSIEFIQGKQWLPAWI
- the LOC101267790 gene encoding uncharacterized protein isoform X2, encoding MDSRKAESAAQGSTPPAEELLKKIQELEAGHAQLKHEMSKLMMCDDHRTQRQRSHSISPQRPPRIRAGGGFDGGSAAVWKRGSISFRHSSPLQRESSSKGEGDGIGIGGGGPAAVKFTDRQYLNILQSMGQAVHILDLNGQIIYWNRTAEKLYGYSAAEALGNDLIELLTDVRDHDAANNIVHRVIRGESWTGQFPVKNKQGERFLVVATDTPFYDDDGTLLGVICISSDMRPFQESGLMSMGVKQLEADTRFRARTLTSSKLGLDPQQPLQAAIASKISNLASKVSNKVKSKIKTGESSMFREGGSGDSHYSDHAFSDAALSDHREDANSSGASTPRGDVHPSPFGVFSNLVKVEHSGYESEGKQGISKIITSKAEAWMAKKSLSWPWKGNEREASESRTTRSVWPWLNNDQDNELNHINSSNTVKPENQVTETYRTTTNEAPGSWSSFNINSTSSVSSYGSTSSSAVNKVDMDTDCLDYEILWEDLTIGEQIGEGSCGTVYHGLWYGSDVAVKVFTKQEYSDEVIYSFKQEISLMKRLRHPNILLFMGAVTSPQRLCIVTEFLPRGSLFRLLQRNASKLEWRRRIHMALDVARGMNYLHHLTPPIVHRDLKSSNLLVDKNWTVKVGDFGLSRLKYETYLATKTGKGTPQWMAPEVLRNEPSDEKSDVYSFGVILWELAAEKIPWDNLNTMQLIAGDWSCRIHESAARYPKGCSSTIGVYYRELLAQ
- the LOC101268083 gene encoding uncharacterized protein; protein product: MEAGDEALEMVVDSKDLQQQSKALDKLTDHVEDRQLDSSRVQTAMASIYASKEADLQAMRLREKELAAVKINAADIDIIANELEVDKKVAERTLREHKGDAVAAVRHLLN